The DNA window CATCGAAACTATCGACACAGTGGGGGATTTGCAGATCGGTGGGGGCAATAAACGGCGTGGTGCCCTGCACCATATGCTTGTCCACCCAGCGGATTAAATCTGTCCACATCTCGCCGATAAAGATCAGCGGCGTACCGTCTAGCTTGTCCACCTGCAGCAGTTGCCAAATCATCAGAGCTTCCAGGGTGGTGCCAATGCCGCCGGGTACCACCACAAAGGCATCGGAAATCAGCGCAAAATGATGCAGGCGCGAGAAAAAGGTTTGATGGTTATACACATGTTCGACAAAGGGATTGGTGGATTGTTCAAAGGACAGATCAACCCGAATCCCGATCGATTGGGTGAGGTTATCGGGATCTGCCAACACACTGCCCTCATTGGCTGCCTGCATCAACCCTGGCCCGCCGCCGGTGACAATATCACAGCCCCAGCGGGTGAGCTCCCCTGCCAAATATTGAACGCCTTGATAGATCGGATCGTGGGACGCCATGCGGGCTGAACCAAAGATGGCCACCCGGTAGCGATCGCGCTTGTGTGGACGGATGCGCGTTAGGTTGTTCACTACCTGCCACAGACTCATGACCGCCTCGTCTACGATTTCGAGAGCTGCATCATCGGCACACTTCACCCCATCTACGGAGGGAGAGATGAGGTGAGGACGACAGCTAGGATCAGAGTTGGGAGGATAGTTCACGCCAAATTGTGTCAAACACTACGTTTCTATCCTACGTTCTGGGCGCTGGCTTCGGGAGAATTGCCCCCAGATCAGGATCTGTGGGAGTCAGTTGGTGAAAATCGTGGGTTGTGCGGCCGCATGGACAAACGA is part of the Leptolyngbya sp. CCY15150 genome and encodes:
- a CDS encoding LOG family protein, which encodes MKCADDAALEIVDEAVMSLWQVVNNLTRIRPHKRDRYRVAIFGSARMASHDPIYQGVQYLAGELTRWGCDIVTGGGPGLMQAANEGSVLADPDNLTQSIGIRVDLSFEQSTNPFVEHVYNHQTFFSRLHHFALISDAFVVVPGGIGTTLEALMIWQLLQVDKLDGTPLIFIGEMWTDLIRWVDKHMVQGTTPFIAPTDLQIPHCVDSFDEAIALLKQSHQQWQEQAQQRCD